The Anaerolineales bacterium region TGATCTGGTCAGCGCGTACTGCGCAAAAAGCTTCAAGCGAAATAAATATCTCGTCGATTCCAACCATCGTATATAGTTTTATCCTCACGTTGGTCATGTTCTGGTTGTTGTTATGAAACGTTCGGAACTCCTCTCACGGATCATCGTCACAGTGGCAATCGTCGGGGCGATTGGGGCGCCGCTATATTTCTGGTCACGCACGCCGCTCATCCACGCGCGCATGGCAGAGAACGGCGGCTGGAGCCCCGATGTCATCCAGGCGGAAGTCGGTCAGCCGCTCCATCTAAGGTTCACATCCGATGATGTGGTTCACGGATTCGCGGTTGGTCAAATGGACATGCCAAGCGTGGATGTTCTGCCTGGCAAAGTGGCGGATATCTCTTTGACTTTCGACGAACCTGGCATCTATACCTTTTATTGCACGCGCTGGTGCGGGCTCAACCACTGGCGGATGCGCGGCACGATCGAAGTTGCAGGCGCTTCAACCTCACCCAAGCCTGTTTCTCCACCGTTGTATGTTTCCCTCAACCTTGACATTGACGCTCCGCACGATGCGTTATTCATACCAGATGGCAAGCCATCTGCGGTAAATGGTCAATCGTTGGCAATGAGTAGTTCAATCTCTTTGTCGCAGGAAGACTACTTTACACAATCACCCTACCAAGTGTTCGATGAATTGAAAGGCACTTCCCTGACAGATGAGCAGCGCTGGGACGCGGTTGCCTACCTGTGGCAATCCAATACCACACCTGAATCTCTTGCAAATGGCAAACAACTCTACGCCCAAAACTGCGCGGCATGTCACGGCGAGAACGGCGCAGGTGATGGCGTTTTTGCCAACGACCTTAACGAAGCGGGGGAAGCCTCGATGCAGACCATGACAGGCGCGCACGATATGGTTATGCAAACGCCCGTTGATTTTACCGATCCAACGCGGATGCTCGGCGCCAGCCCCGCCTTGTTACAGGGAAAGATCCTGCGCGGTGGGATGGGAACAGGTATGCCCATGTGGGGTGTGATCTTCACTGAAGAACAAATCTGGGACCTGATCGCTTATATCTATTCGTTCCAGTTTGAATATACAAAGTAAGGAGGTAGTATGAGCAAGAAAAATAAGAAACAGAAGTATAGAAAACAAAGACAGAAGCAGCGCGTTCCATGGATTGTCTTGGCAATCGGTGGTGTCATGCTCGTCTTTGCCGCATTCTTGTTTGCCAGACAAGGCGGCGATGATGGAGGCGGAACACCATCCATTGCTGTGGATCAACAACTGATCGATTATGGCGACGTGAAGTTCAACACCAACAAGACTTTTGCCGTCAAAGTCACCAATACAGGTGATGGCACGTTGCGCTTCAAGGAGAAGCCGTATGTCCAAGTATTGGAGGGGTGCTGACCGCCTCAATTGACCATCGGTTCGATGGTTCTCAAACCTGGCGAAAGCACAACTGTCCAATCCGGTGTATTCATGATGCACGAAGGCATGGATAATTATCACAATTTTGCAGTGCATCTGAAGACAAATGATCCTGCAAATCCTGACATGGTTGTGACTGTGTTATCCAATTGGATACCGTGATACATTTCCATCGTTCAGGAAGAACGCTCGGAAACGTTGCCAAAACGTCAGGCTCTGGTCATATCCAGGGCCTGACGTTTTTCATAAGCAAAAATGCTTACTGGAAAACAGGATAAACAGCGCTTATTCTTCTTCTTTCCAGACCTTAGAATGAGAATAGAAATCTGATGATGCGAGGCAGGTTGTGTTGAATAGACTAAACCGACATTTTGACGATATGATTCTTGCCGTCGTCGTTTGGTTGTGCACCCTTCCGTTGGTGGGTTTATTCTTTTTTCCGTTTTGGGGAATGGAGATTAGCCTGCTGATTGCCATTGGATTGTTGATCGCGCTCCTCATCATTTGCTGGGGAATCTGCGATTGGAAAATATTCAAATCTTGAGGTAACAGAAAATACATGTTCACAGTTTCAATTGACCCAATCATCTTCCACGTAGGTCCCTTTGCCCTGCGCTGGTACAGCTTGATTCTGCTTACTGCAATCACAGTTGGAATCTGGCTGGTGGCACGTGAAGCTGAACGCAAAGGCTTCAGAAAAGAGGATATCTACGATGCCGCCGTGTGGATCGTTGTCGGCGGTTTGATCGGAGCGCGGTTATTTCACGTGCTCGATCACTGGTCCGACAAGTTCGCCGCGAATCCTATTCGAGCGCTTTACATCTGGGAGGGCGGACTGGCGATCTGGGGCGCAATCATCGGCGGGTTGTTCGTGGGCGCATTGATCGCCTTGAGGCGCGGCTGGTATTTCCCCAAATTACTGGATGCCGCGGCACCAGGTTTGGTTCTTGCACAAGCCATCGGGCGCATTGCGTGTGTCATCACGGGCGATGCGATGGGCAAACCGACGACCGGCCCGTTTGGATTTGCGTACACTAGTCCAAACGCGGTGGTCCCGCAATTGGGCGTTTATTACACCCCAATGCCTGTTTATGAACTGGTAGTCAACCTAGGGATATTTGCCGTGCTGTGGGGATTACGCAAACGCAACTGGTCCCACGGAAGACTCTTTCTAGTCTATTTGACTTTGTACAGTCTCGAACGCTTCTTCCTGGCATTCACCAGTTCATATCGGATCATCGCTCTTGGGCTTACCCAATCACAAATCATCGCGATATTTGGATTGATTGCCAGCCTCGTATTCATGCGACTCATGTCGCGAAATATAAATCACCCAACGATCTAAGGAGACAAAATGGACGAAAATTGTTACGTCAAACCAATTTATAAAAACAGTGTAAACGGTGATGAATTGCGCAATGCCGAAAGCGCATTGCTTGCGGTGTGGGGAATGGGATGTGAGAACTGCGCCACGCGTGTACGCAACAGCCTGCTTTCAGTGGATGGTGTGCTTGGCGTGGATGTGTACCTGAACATGGCGCTGGCAGAAGTGAGATACGCCGGCAAGAAGGTTTCGGTTATGAAATTGGTAGATGCAGTCTCACGTGCAGGCAATGACGGACGCCACGAATATCGCGCTCAGCTTATCGAGGGGGAGCAGGAGATTGCTCCATAACCATAACGGGCGTGCCTTGCCTATGTAGCTGGTGAATATTAATCCCCGCCATTAGAGAAGGTTTGTTCATCGGACAAGCTTTATGAATCCTTTAACTCATCTTCAACGTGTCTTTACAAACCAAATGTACACTGTAAGCACGATAAGACACGAAAGGAGACAGTTACCATGATGGGCTTCGGATTTCTCTTCATGCTCGTTTTGTTTGCTCTGCCAGTAGTTCTCGTAGCGGTGTTGGTGAGCACGCTACGCGTCAGCGGCAATAAATAATAATCGCATCGCTTCCTCGACCGTGGGCTGTCCTCATAGGACAGCCCTTTTTGTTTCAAGTAACTGGTCCAATTTCAGCTTGCCCGTATTGCCATAAGCGAAAATGCCTATCGGGGAACGGGGGTTTTAGCGCTGTGCCTTTAACACCCCTGCTCCTATACTGTAACAAAGGAAATTCAGAATGAGCGCCTTAATCCCCTTCTTAACTCTCGATCGGACCTGTGAACAGGTAAAGGCGTTGGTCAATGAAGAACTGACCAACTCTGGATTTCGGGTTGTGCAAACCTTCGACCTGCATGTTGCCAGGCTGGCGCACCCAGATTGTACCTGTCCGAATCATGGAACGGATGACTGCAACTGTCAGATGGTTGTCCTTCTCGTTTATAAGAAGAAGAGCGATCCCGCTACACTCGTCATTCATGGTCAGGAGGGCAGATCGTGGCTTTCACTGACTGCTCCCGAAGGCAGGCACAACCAACGTTTCGAAACAGCGATCCAGGGAACGCTGCGATCGGGGCTCTCCAATTTGCTTCCCCGTGCTGAGGTGACTTATGAAAGTGCCCAATCAGCAGTCTGAAATCATACAGCGGATGCGTTGTGCGGCGGGGCATCTGAACGCTGTGATTGAAATGGCGGAGGAAGGCAGACCTTGTGAACAAGTACTCCATCAACTCCATGCTGTACAAGCCGCCTTGCAAGCCGTCGGACTCGGGTTGATCAACTGCCAAATACAAAGCAGCCAAACGACCATTTTGGAAAGCTCGTCTGTAAAGGAGCGCACCTCTGAGTTAAAGAGGATCCAATCTCTATATACAATTTTCACACAAAGCTCGAATTACAACAGTGAGGTTTTTCATGACTAAAACTATTTCGTATCTGACCCTGCCCATCTCCGGCATGACCTGCGCCTCGTGCGTTTCGCACGTAGAAAAGGCTTTGAATGAGGTGGCAGGCGTGAAAAAAGCAAGTGTCAATCTGGCGACTGAAAAGGCGTCCGTGTATTTCAACAACGGAGGTGTGCCAGCAGAAACGCTGATCACAGCTGTCCGTAACGCCGGCTACGATGTGCCCGCCGCAACAATGACTCTGCCCATCGGCGGAATGACCTGCGCTTCTTGTGTCTCGCATGTTGAAGGTGCGCTGGCAACTGTCCCAGGTGTGACCCGGGCTTCGGTCAACCTGGCAACAGAGAAAGCCACCGTGCAATATGTCCCTGACCTTGCCGGCCTGGCAGACTTCAAACGAGCCGTTGCTGATTCCGGCTACCAAGTGCTGGAGATCGCCGAAGACACCGATGAGACGACGGAAGATCGGGAACGCGCTGCCCGTGAAAAGGAAATGCAGGTGCTCATGCGCAAGTTCGTCTTCGCCGCAGTACTCTCGATTCCCATCTTCCTCGGCAGCTATCCAGAATGGTTCCCCTGGCTGCCACCGCTCCTGAAGAATTGGGTCTTTGTATTTTTCCTCGTTACACCTGTCCAATTCTGGTCCGGCTGGCAATTCTACCGGGGCGCCTGGGGAGCTGCGAAGTACAAAACCAGCGATATGAACACCTTAATAGCCATCGGTACCAGCGCTGCTTATCTATATAGTGCGGCAGTCACCTTTTTTCCACAGATGTTCCCTGCCGGTATGGACAAGGTTTATTATGATACTTCCTCGATCATTATTGCTCTAATACTGCTCGGGCGTATTCTGGAAGCCCGCGCCAAGGGACAGACCAGCGAAGCCATTCGTAAATT contains the following coding sequences:
- the lgt gene encoding prolipoprotein diacylglyceryl transferase, encoding MFTVSIDPIIFHVGPFALRWYSLILLTAITVGIWLVAREAERKGFRKEDIYDAAVWIVVGGLIGARLFHVLDHWSDKFAANPIRALYIWEGGLAIWGAIIGGLFVGALIALRRGWYFPKLLDAAAPGLVLAQAIGRIACVITGDAMGKPTTGPFGFAYTSPNAVVPQLGVYYTPMPVYELVVNLGIFAVLWGLRKRNWSHGRLFLVYLTLYSLERFFLAFTSSYRIIALGLTQSQIIAIFGLIASLVFMRLMSRNINHPTI
- a CDS encoding c-type cytochrome: MKRSELLSRIIVTVAIVGAIGAPLYFWSRTPLIHARMAENGGWSPDVIQAEVGQPLHLRFTSDDVVHGFAVGQMDMPSVDVLPGKVADISLTFDEPGIYTFYCTRWCGLNHWRMRGTIEVAGASTSPKPVSPPLYVSLNLDIDAPHDALFIPDGKPSAVNGQSLAMSSSISLSQEDYFTQSPYQVFDELKGTSLTDEQRWDAVAYLWQSNTTPESLANGKQLYAQNCAACHGENGAGDGVFANDLNEAGEASMQTMTGAHDMVMQTPVDFTDPTRMLGASPALLQGKILRGGMGTGMPMWGVIFTEEQIWDLIAYIYSFQFEYTK
- a CDS encoding heavy-metal-associated domain-containing protein produces the protein MDENCYVKPIYKNSVNGDELRNAESALLAVWGMGCENCATRVRNSLLSVDGVLGVDVYLNMALAEVRYAGKKVSVMKLVDAVSRAGNDGRHEYRAQLIEGEQEIAP
- a CDS encoding metal-sensitive transcriptional regulator codes for the protein MKVPNQQSEIIQRMRCAAGHLNAVIEMAEEGRPCEQVLHQLHAVQAALQAVGLGLINCQIQSSQTTILESSSVKERTSELKRIQSLYTIFTQSSNYNSEVFHD